The Daphnia carinata strain CSIRO-1 chromosome 1, CSIRO_AGI_Dcar_HiC_V3, whole genome shotgun sequence sequence GGGGAACTGAAAGTTACCGATTTCGGATTGTGCCGAGTCTTCCGTAATCCTGAATTGGTTGGTAGCACTAATAACGAAAAGGATCAAAAACTGTTCACTCATCAGGTCGCTTCCCGTTGGTACAGAGCACCCGAATTGCTTTATGGTTCTAGAACTTATGGCAAGTTTCCTTTGTGATGATAGTGCATTTTTACTTAATAACTAGTAGTACGCTGTTGCACGGCAGGTCCGGAAGTAGATCTCTGGGCCATGGGTTGTATCTTTGGTGAAATGCTCAAGAATTCTCCACTTTTCCCGGTAAGATAGCAGTCCTTAATAAAAGTGATTAACAGCTGTTGAATTCTTTCTCTCATACAATGCTCTAGGGGGAAAATGACATTGGCCAACTATGCACGGTcattcaaggtaaaaaaaaaaaaaaaaaagaaatagtcgTAAAGCCAGATAGCATTTCCAAGATGAATGTTATCTCCTAACTATTTGATTACTTACAGTACTAGGTACTCCAGATGAGGAAATTTGGCCAGGTGTGTCATCGCTTCCTGATTTTCACAAGATTTCGTTTACAAACACCCAAAAGCAAATCTCCTTCAAAGAAATCCTAACTGAAGTAGACGAATCATCAAGGATTATGCTGGAACGTTTTCTACGTTATTGTCCCAAATCCCGAATAACGGCACAAGAGGTATGGGAAAACctgcttttttaaaaggatAATTAGATTTAAATTTAATCTCTCGATCGTTTTGTATAgtttttggaagcttcatatTTTCACCAAGAGCCGCCGATGACTCCTTTAAATGATCTCCCTCTTCCGGTTGTAAAACCACTAAATACAGCAACAGCTGAATTTGCCAACTGGGATTGGTCTGCAacacatttttgaataaaactttaataaagaaaaaaaaatagtatttAAGTATTTTAAGTTGTTATGTAGAATTTTTTAGcgatttcaaaattcaaaccCAACCTATAGGATAGGGATAGACCTATAGGGAATAGATTTTCAAAGACGAAAGTTCGTCTTATGAGCTCGACCGAAACAGGATAGCTGTACGAAGGACAGGGTTTAGTCTTCCAGAATACTTTATATTATTGTTACCCTGGGCGGAGAAAGTTTCCATTAGGTCAAGGTTGCCTTGCATTGAGAAATAAGAAAGGTCACGTAGACAGAAAATGCAATTACCGGAGAAAGTTGGGAAGAGGAGGCACCAAGGGACAAACCAAAGGTTCAAGAACAAGGTGCGAAGCTGAGTGATGTTAGTCTTCCGTGTTCTTTCGCACTTGTTGCACTGCTATTGCCGTTGCCAAACACATTTTCTAGTATTATGTACAAGAATAAGGTACAGTCATTATTTGAAAGTAGGCAACAGTTCAAATCTTACAGACCAGGgctcattttttcttttgcagaaAATATGCCTCGTGTTAGCACTTTGTTTCCTTCTACTGCTGACAATGCAGAATTGCAATGCAAAGCGCGAAACGCTCAAAAAGTTATTTGGATTCCTTGACTTTGATGCACGGGATGTGAAATCACCTGTGGCTGTGGCGCCCCGAGCACCCGTGGTTTATGTTCCACAATATAGATCCGCAGATCCAATATACTTGCAGCCGTTGACCAAACCGGTACCAGAGGTAAGTGCTGTAGGCCAGACTATATAATTAATACAATttaatacatttttgtttcataacaATCAGGTCATGCTTGGTGGCGTCTCGCCATATTCGAACCTTGATGCTAATGGGAAAAACAATCCTGCGTTATGGCAGTATTCCAATTTTTATCCAGAATATCAATGAAAAACGTTAAATGACGTTCAAACGACTGTACTATTATTTACTGTTAATAAAatctacaaatatttttttcttttgtaaacgCTTTCAATCTCAAAGTTCGGAAGGTACCCAATAATGTGAAAATCATCAGTTAGACCCGATTAAGGTCGATCTTGATTAGAACCAAACACGCGAGGGCCAGCCAACCAGGTCAATTCAACGCATTTGTTACGAGCCAGGTACCGATTAGGTGCTGTAGTCGTAAAGTATTTCTTTATCacgaaagaaactaaaaagaatTACCGATTGCATGCTCTATCCTAGTGTGCTTAACTCAAACGGTTGATGTTAGTGATTAGACAGAGAATTCAATAGCCTATCTTGTTGAAAAGCTATAGTGAACTCAATTACGATGAACCGCGTGCCTCCGTATAGTACGTGTATGTTTGTTGTCTGCTTGAGTGCTTGTGCCACGATCTCACGAATCTGGAATATATGCCAATGGTAAACTTGAAATATACGACAACGTCGCAATCTAACGATCTGGGTGCTCAGCAGTTGCCCAGGAGCAGACATTGTTTTGACAGAAGAGTTCCAAGTAAGTTCTCCTATTGATACCTATACACAAACCAAAAGGACTTCAATCGTCAATTTAATTGTTAACGGATAGCACAGCTCaacgaaaaaatattttagtacACTGATATGGCTTCAGCAAAGAAATCCGCCGAAGGAACGGACCTTGTTCAGCAAGCAGAGAAATAGTAAAAATAGTGCAAATTTTTCTATACTTTGATGTTAttaaatttatgttttgtttgcggATAATTCTGTAGCTTAAAAACCTCTTTGTTAAAATGGAAGCCAGACTATGAACTGGCAGCAGACAGCTATAACAAAGCTGCAACCTGCTTCAAAACTGCCAAAGAGCTCCATAAAGCAAAAGATTGTCTGTACAAAGCATCGGATTGCTACAAGCAAACCAAAGCGtatcctttttatttcctagTTAATGAAAATTCTTTAATATAAGCAAATTTGGCCATAATTAATATTATTTGTGTAACATAAGATCTGCTACAGTTaagaaatagtaaaaaaaaaaactgcaagTCTGAATAATCTAAGAGTTTTCTCAACAGTACAGATTGGCATTACTTATAAGGGAAATTGTATTAAATACAGTATATCGTAAAATTGCATGCAAATTGTCAGTAAAACATCTTCCTTGACTTAGCATTATAATGTCTGAACTCAGATACTTCTCTGCTGCCAAGTAAGTAGTCTATTTCAATCACCTATTAAGTTTATTGAAGCAGTTTATGATGATTTTTATATAGGAGCTTGGATCAAGcaattcttttattaaaagaaTTGCAGGATTGGAAGGAAATATCGACTATTGCACATAAGGCTTGCCAACTGTTTCAAGAGCATGGATCTCCCGATACGGCTGCATTACTTTTGGATAAATCCGCAAAAATAATTGAGCCTCATCTTCCTGAAGATGCCCTTGTTTTATATAAGTATACATTCAGAAGCAAACTGATGTACGATGTAAAAAAATCTCTTATTTAGGAGAGCAATGGAAGTCGTTATGGTAGAAGATCGGCCCCGCCAAGCATCCGAGTTTGCGTCCAGAGCTGGACGACTACTCGTCAGATTGGGAAGGTTcgttttaaatttagaaatgGAATACAACAGGAAATTAAATAAAGAGAATAACATTCCCCTTTTTAAAGGTATGAAGACGCCATCAATATGCTATCAAAAGAGATGAACTACCATATTGCAGGAGAAAATCCAGCAGCAGTAGGAAGAGTATTGGTAGCTGTTGTTATGGTAAATATAatttgggttttcttttgtcaacCCGAGTTTTGGTTGATTCCCAGTATATGCAAATTGATTTTAGCTTCATCTAGCTCGCGAAGATGTAATCGCTGCTGGAAAAGCTATACAAGAATGGGGCGGCAACGGTCAGCAAGAAGAAGTACGTTTTTTCGACTAAACATCCGTTtctgattttaatttttatattctttttaatTAGCTTCAAGTAGCCATGAATCTACATCACGCTTTCGATTCTGAAGATGCCCAAGCAGCAGAGAGGGCACTCGCTGATCCTTTCATTCGCCACATGGATGTGGAATACGCGAAACTAACTCGATCCGTTCCATTACCCAAAGGGCTAAGTGAATTGGAGAATGCAGCTAGGCCAAAAACAAATCTAGAATCTCTTGTGGACGACATTCCAGCCATTGATGATGACGTGAGAATTACGCTAAGACAATTTCAACATTCATTACAAGTGCCAAAATCATCCTATTTTCCTTTAAGGACATCGAAAATGAATATGGCGGTGTTGCAAGGAGCTACAATGCAAATCCTGAAGCCGAATCAACAGAAATTAAAAACGATGACGATTTAGAAGAGGGTGGATTATGTTAAAAGTTGCGAAGACCTAGTCCGTTATTTACTCATTCCTTTTGGTGTTGTcgcattttttgaattttttttcctgctgcccgtttaattttgctgctggTATCTTACATGTATCTAAACATCAATGTTGCCTGTGTACTCCGAATACACAAATTGCTACTCCAACGCTGCTCATCAAATCTAGCTTCTGTCCAAACACCTTGTACGACAACACTGCAGTGATGCTAGCTTACCTACGCCTCCATACTCGCGTATGCGTAAACAATGCTGTATAAATTGCAAAGCAAGTTATATAACTATGGTATGGGTTAGTCAACATGAGGTCCACGATAAATTAGGCTATAAATTTAATTACAAATTAAGTTTAAAATTATAGGGtttgagaaaaataaagaagattCGGAAATAAATCGTACAAGAATATCGTTGTAGATGGTTGCGGCCACCGTTAATTTTTTCAGCTAAAAACCGCCGAGTactaaaaaaatatcaaatattaCCCCGATGCTGCTTTGCTTTGCAAATTTTGGAAGTTATGTTGAACAGCTTTAGACAACAATTCGATCCAGGCTTTATCATCCTCGCACGCTATACCCTGAACAGTTTTCAAAAGATTGTCCACTTTAGATGAGAGCTTGTTGCCATGTCCAACAGCTAGTATCAGGTTTACGGGAGCATAGAGGGAACAGATTAGGTCGTCAACTTCCGTACTCATGCTAGAAACGCTTTCGACTACAGGATCTAGTCTGTTTTGGTCGATACTGAAAAAGTAATTGAAGATAAAAGGCTGAATGCCTTTAAGTGTTTCACAAGCGTTCTTTTACCCATTGAAATTGTTGACcacttttttcgtttttcgtaTCAGCGCGGCTGCAGTTTTTACAAGACCTCTGACTGACGGCTGTAGTTCTTGTCCAACCCCATGAATCACGGTTTCATCGTCGGAATCGATTTCATCATTGGTTGAAGCATCCACAGCCTAAAATAGATAAACAGAAATTAGACAGGACTAgtaggataaaaaaaaaaatataaacttACTTGTTCTAGTTCTTCGATTGCATCATTTATTAATTCTTCTTCTCTACTTAGCACAGCCAATACTGcttctttattgttttgggGCAAGGTTGGCAGTCTGTCACAAAATTCCCAGAGAATCCCAGTAGATACAAGACAGGGCTGCAGAGTAtcactaaacaaaaagaaaccattTCAAAAAGTGGAATACAGGGCAAagaaataaagttattaatacTTTTTAAGAATTAAATTCTGAATTGCTTCTACAAACTGCTTTAGACCCAAAAGCAAGGATTCCAACTCTTTCTCTATAACTTGAAGAAATGTTGACCCACAGTTGTAGGGTAACAAAAGATAGCATCCTACTAATTGACTTGTTGCATTACACAAACTTCCAGCTaaactttttgttgttgacacATCTGGAAAAGGTGGGCTACTGTGAGCAATAGCAAATTTTGTAGCTTCATGGGATAAGACTTTGGAAAATGATGCtaaatttgaatgaaattcCTGTAAACTATGTTCATATGGCTGCAAAGAAGAATCTAGGGAATATGGAAAATTATATATGAAACTTGAGGAAATCAGCTTGGCACATACTCAAcatacctttttctttttgtaaactAGAAATAAGAACATCacagtttgaaaaaatgtcATCAAACACTTCCGATATGTTACTCATTCCTCAGAAGTTATTGGTAAATAGGATTTTCGAAATCTGATGGGCCTTTCAGCAACACGAGTAAACGTGTCAATTATAACACCTTCTGCTTCTAGTTGTTTAGTCGTCTGCTCACTAGATATCGAGACAATGTTGCTAGATTTCAGCGAAAACCAGCCTGCCTGCCTACCTACTAACCTGCTAGGTTAGTAGGTAGGCACCAACGGGTAACACCAACTAACAGTAGGTAACACCAACGGGACtacagaatacaaagcgagGACGGTAACCattgtgccaggaccgcacatctcaacCAAATTTAGCTTTAGCTGTCCCTCATTCAAATAGCTAGCTTATGTATATATTAAGTATTAACTTTTTGAAGTATGGCGCTGTGGCATAATTCGCGGCTGCCATGCTGATTTCACGAGTTCGAATCTTTGTAGTGAtgctattaaatttttttaaaaagatatttaGTCAATATTATTTTGCAAAGCACCCCCTACCCTGCCCGTCGGCTTACGTGCTGTCGCCCACCCGTTATAAACAATGCTCGTGAACTGAAAAGTTGCTTATATCCAAGTTTCCATCCACATTCTAACGTTCCAAAACCCAATCCCACCGATTCACTTCAGCCGGCGGCGGTTTTGACGTAGGCCCAtccagccaatcacagcaaatGCACATTGACACATAAAACTCCTTCCCGTTTAATGTACTTTTTCTCTCCTTCATAAGAAAACAACTATagatttcaaaacattttcttgggCATATGCAAATCTGCTGGCAATGGCAATAGTTGAGATATGTTCAGTTCCTACAAACCAACACCACGTGGCAAATACTAATTAGAAAGAGATCGTTAAGAGAGAACTACTTGCTTATTGATTAAACCCAGGCCCCCACGTACACGAcacaaaaatgcaatttgAACGAATAATAGTTTATTTGAACaggtcattttctttttggcggTAGAGTTTATTTGTGTCCTTAGTATCTGGTGGTGGTGCCAATTCTTGCAAGTCCTTTAACTGAGCTCTACACCTCTCAAATTTTGCAAGGATAAATTCAgaattttctttgatgtccattgttttattttcccgTAAAACCTTTTGGGAAGTAGTTTCAGTTTCTAAAGCTACAGCTTTAAGATTTTCGTGAGTCTCAGTTgcttcttttaattttcctcTGAAGACtacttttttgtatttttcctaAAACAACAATTTAAATTCGTCAGAAAAGTATCAAATGTAAAATGGAATACCATTTGGATATCACTCTTGATGCTCTCTATTTCTTTGAGAATCttcttgtgttctttttcgtGATGTTTGGTTCTTTGTGCTGCATCTTCAGGCAAGAGTACATGGTCAGGAACCTTTAAAATCACCTCTGTCATAAACCTCTGTTTCAAggttacaaacaaacaatgagTGCATGCATCGGTACTGAAGTTGTAATGTTCAACAATTTCATCTTTCTTTGAAGTGTTTTAAGGTGttgatttctctttaaaaTTGGAAAATATATGCATACTTCAAGCTTGCTGCAGATAGGctccattttttttgaaaatcttgaTCTTAGAAGATCTACCCCTCTGGCAATATTTTCTTTGGGAATATCTTCAAAGACAGAGCTTTCCAACAATGATTTTTCCATGACATCCATACACTCTGTAACAGTTGAGTCCAGTGTCCCAAGGACTAAATGTAAAgttaaatttttactttaattaCATAGAGTAATGAGGTCGTAACTTCGAAGCCTGTTTACCAAAATCAGTGATGGTTTTTGGTGGATAATTGAGTAACTGAGTGGCGTAATCCACGGAGGTCTTCATACTGTCCATAATGATTCTAGCCTCTAGATACTTATAAACATTAGCTCAATGTCATCGGCCAATTTTGAGTTTAAATGCAGATAACGATTCCTCTCTTCCCTCTTATGTATCGTActaaatgttttgaaaaacgCTATTCGACTGTGAAAACAAAACCGTTTGAATAGAACACTGTTGCCGGTTAAACGATGATGTGTGGCGTGCAACTTGGTCCCAGCAAAGTCATATAGGGGATATTGATATATTCAACTATATACCTGATGAATAAAATTGCTGTTGCaggaaaaaatacaaaaaaacatctGAGACTCGAGAAAACCTTAAAGCTGCGATATTAGACTCTGAAACTACTTCCCAAAAGGTTttacaggaaaacaaaacaatggacATCAAGGAGGGAATATCCCCTCTAGAGTCAGTCTTCTCTATGACTCCGATGCCAACTAACCATATTTTATTCTTACTTGGCACCGTCGCAAAAAGCTGGAACTTcgtaaacaacaaaaaaagaaagtttattCCGTTCTCTaatcttttttgttaaatcttATGAAACTTTCTGAGTTTTTGTAAATTAAGCTTTTTTGGGACCTTGTCCAATATGTAGGTTTCCTTAAATTATCTATAGAGACTAAAAATGTAGATGGTTAGACATGGTTTGAGCAATGTATAGTTTTATCTGGCATTATCAGCAAGTAAATTTTTAAGCCTTTACGCAACCATTCGTTAAAATCCAAACGTACGTCTTAGTCCTCGTGTTGTATTGCTAAgcactttttcaaatgttgTTATAGAATCCTGTTTGGGACAGGGtaacatttcttatttctttggGTTGTAACCAAATGGTAAATTTTGGATTTCGTACATGATCATTTGCACCTGTACATGAGGTTGCATATGGAATATGGTACTCAACAGTATTGATGTTGTAATtgattttctaattttcgtttttttttttttagataactGGAATGAATCCAAACAATCCACAGAATATGATAGGGAATTACCCACTACATTATTTTCATGTAAATCCTGCAAGCTTAAACTGGCAGTGGAACCAAGTGGTACCTGGCCCTCCTGCAGTTAGAGGAAATTTTGTCCATGTCAACCCAGCCTTCTTTCAACCAAATGTGCTTCCACCCCCAGAATTGCCCAACCCCAAAAGAATAATCATCAATCCCAAGTTTTTTCCTCATGTACAAGCTGAAAAGAATATTGGGATGCCTTTGAACTGTCAAGAAATGTATCATGCTGAAAGAGTTGTGCTTGTTCAAAACGATGAAATCCCATCTGTGGATAGACAGGCTGTTCAGCAACAAGTGAAGGCAAGTAAACAGCCAATTTCAACCTTGAACATCCATAACTCTGAACAGATTCCGCAACAAGAGCAGACAAAACCAAGTCCCATTCGTCACCTTGCAGATCGTCGTAAACTGACAAAGTTCAATTTTACAAATCAGTcagtgaaaaacaaatataaatgGCGGAAAATGGAGAGCCCATTAAAAACCATTGCCATTAAACATGCCTATAAACTGGTTCGAAAATCCGCTGCAAAGTCTCCGAAGATAATTAATCGTTTTACCCAACGTGGGCAACACCACATATTCAAGACGCTAACTCCCCCAAAATTAACAAGTACGCCAATTGAAAAGCAGCCCCCAGGTAATTCACGTTTTAAATTGGATAACCGGCTtgccaaaacgaaaaagaaggcCAACAAGATTGCAAGTCCTCGAACGTCATTACCCAAGATTCTTCAAAGCAAATATAGACTGGTTCGAAACAAGTGTTGGAAACCCAATAGCCTCATTGTGGGGAAACTTGCTTCCAACCGCTCCAACGTAAGCCGCTCCGTTATCAATCGGTCTCTTGCCAACCGTTTCGTTGTCAATCGTAGTTTCACCAACTTTAAGTCCCCACTCTGCACACCATTGGCACATCACGGCAGCAAGCTTCAAAGGTTGGCTATTAttaataaatcaaataaaagcaTCAAGAAGACCAAAACTTCTAAAAAGAAGGCGCAGAAGCGTTATTATGATGAAGAATCAAAGGCCAAACCAGATGAAGAAGTCCTTGATGACGTGGATGTTGAGATTGTTGAAAAACCTTCGGGACCTAAAACGCGTACGCCGATAGGTGTGTTACCTTCCTTTATTACTTTGTAGGAAATAGGTTTGTTGCAATAATTTTCTTACTGTCATGTAAATACCTAGCTTTCTGTTGATTCATTTGGTTAGTTACAACTGGGTATATTTGTAAAGACCAATGGTCGGTGGCCAAATGCTCATTGAATAAT is a genomic window containing:
- the LOC132088587 gene encoding cyclin-dependent kinase 20-like; its protein translation is MEKYIVNGRIGEGAHGIVLRGIDKSSMKVVAMKRVALKNINEQGLPNSAVRELLALRLIRHDYVTNLVDYFSQGYSLVLVCEYLPIDLNEFLRSNVKPLAISHVKSYMWMLASAVEYIHSLHIMHRDLKPANLLIGFRGELKVTDFGLCRVFRNPELVGSTNNEKDQKLFTHQVASRWYRAPELLYGSRTYGPEVDLWAMGCIFGEMLKNSPLFPGENDIGQLCTVIQVLGTPDEEIWPGVSSLPDFHKISFTNTQKQISFKEILTEVDESSRIMLERFLRYCPKSRITAQEFLEASYFHQEPPMTPLNDLPLPVVKPLNTATAEFANWDWSATHF
- the LOC130691907 gene encoding uncharacterized protein LOC130691907; amino-acid sequence: MYKNKKICLVLALCFLLLLTMQNCNAKRETLKKLFGFLDFDARDVKSPVAVAPRAPVVYVPQYRSADPIYLQPLTKPVPEVMLGGVSPYSNLDANGKNNPALWQYSNFYPEYQ
- the LOC130691912 gene encoding gamma-soluble NSF attachment protein-like, which produces MASAKKSAEGTDLVQQAEKYLKTSLLKWKPDYELAADSYNKAATCFKTAKELHKAKDCLYKASDCYKQTKAYFSAAKSLDQAILLLKELQDWKEISTIAHKACQLFQEHGSPDTAALLLDKSAKIIEPHLPEDALVLYKRAMEVVMVEDRPRQASEFASRAGRLLVRLGRYEDAINMLSKEMNYHIAGENPAAVGRVLVAVVMLHLAREDVIAAGKAIQEWGGNGQQEELQVAMNLHHAFDSEDAQAAERALADPFIRHMDVEYAKLTRSVPLPKGLSELENAARPKTNLESLVDDIPAIDDDDIENEYGGVARSYNANPEAESTEIKNDDDLEEGGLC
- the LOC130691903 gene encoding cyclin-D1-binding protein 1 homolog, with the protein product MSNISEVFDDIFSNCDVLISSLQKEKDSSLQPYEHSLQEFHSNLASFSKVLSHEATKFAIAHSSPPFPDVSTTKSLAGSLCNATSQLVGCYLLLPYNCGSTFLQVIEKELESLLLGLKQFVEAIQNLILKNDTLQPCLVSTGILWEFCDRLPTLPQNNKEAVLAVLSREEELINDAIEELEQAVDASTNDEIDSDDETVIHGVGQELQPSVRGLVKTAAALIRKTKKVVNNFNGIDQNRLDPVVESVSSMSTEVDDLICSLYAPVNLILAVGHGNKLSSKVDNLLKTVQGIACEDDKAWIELLSKAVQHNFQNLQSKAASG
- the LOC130691906 gene encoding protein MIS12 homolog, encoding MDSMKTSVDYATQLLNYPPKTITDFVLGTLDSTVTECMDVMEKSLLESSVFEDIPKENIARGVDLLRSRFSKKMEPICSKLERFMTEVILKVPDHVLLPEDAAQRTKHHEKEHKKILKEIESIKSDIQMEKYKKVVFRGKLKEATETHENLKAVALETETTSQKVLRENKTMDIKENSEFILAKFERCRAQLKDLQELAPPPDTKDTNKLYRQKENDLFK
- the LOC130691901 gene encoding uncharacterized protein LOC130691901, translated to MNPNNPQNMIGNYPLHYFHVNPASLNWQWNQVVPGPPAVRGNFVHVNPAFFQPNVLPPPELPNPKRIIINPKFFPHVQAEKNIGMPLNCQEMYHAERVVLVQNDEIPSVDRQAVQQQVKASKQPISTLNIHNSEQIPQQEQTKPSPIRHLADRRKLTKFNFTNQSVKNKYKWRKMESPLKTIAIKHAYKLVRKSAAKSPKIINRFTQRGQHHIFKTLTPPKLTSTPIEKQPPGNSRFKLDNRLAKTKKKANKIASPRTSLPKILQSKYRLVRNKCWKPNSLIVGKLASNRSNVSRSVINRSLANRFVVNRSFTNFKSPLCTPLAHHGSKLQRLAIINKSNKSIKKTKTSKKKAQKRYYDEESKAKPDEEVLDDVDVEIVEKPSGPKTRTPIGVLPSFITL